In Pseudomonas putida, a genomic segment contains:
- a CDS encoding PFL_4703 family integrating conjugative element protein: MSFRKRVDAQQAHILSLRIAVIVLGAVSLFAFYGWHKAPEDLTVHVPPDLRSGSTRKWWEVPPENVYAFGFYIFQQMQRWEKNGDDDYQDNIERLASYVTPSCKEYLQKDYEMRRNAGELRRRERNVSEIPGHGLTDPGVLRVKEIGINDWTVNLDLLADESVNGERVKRAMTRYPLSIVRADVNPEKNPFGLMWNCYASNPQRIEVDLQAVGVKP; the protein is encoded by the coding sequence TGGATGCTCAGCAAGCACACATCCTCAGCTTGCGAATCGCGGTCATTGTGCTCGGCGCAGTCAGTCTATTTGCGTTCTACGGCTGGCACAAAGCCCCCGAAGACCTGACCGTGCATGTGCCGCCGGACCTCCGCTCCGGCAGTACACGCAAATGGTGGGAGGTGCCACCAGAGAACGTGTATGCCTTCGGGTTCTATATCTTCCAGCAGATGCAGCGCTGGGAGAAGAACGGGGACGACGACTACCAGGACAACATCGAGCGTCTGGCCTCCTACGTGACCCCAAGCTGCAAGGAGTACCTGCAGAAAGACTACGAGATGCGCCGTAACGCCGGTGAGCTGCGCCGCCGTGAACGGAATGTCTCAGAAATCCCTGGCCACGGGTTGACCGACCCTGGCGTGCTGCGCGTGAAAGAAATCGGAATCAACGATTGGACAGTCAACCTGGACCTGCTCGCTGACGAGTCGGTGAACGGGGAGCGGGTTAAGCGTGCAATGACCCGTTATCCACTGTCCATCGTCCGGGCTGACGTCAACCCGGAGAAAAATCCGTTTGGGTTGATGTGGAACTGCTATGCGTCCAACCCGCAACGCATCGAGGTCGA